A genomic segment from Candidatus Binatia bacterium encodes:
- a CDS encoding SDR family NAD(P)-dependent oxidoreductase yields MTENSVFITGAATGIGMAIAKRLDRLGWTVFAGVNKTAPTELLRGVSARLTVIGVNVADDEQVKRAAETVGQAVGGRGLKLLINNAAMTGAGGPVETVNIADFKYLMEVNFWGPLRVTQAFLPLLRQYGHARIIMVTSASLYLTIPMGCSYPVSKHALAALTDHLRMEMAPFDIEVTALEPGGVETPMTAFRSEEETALWNAIPPPLRQQYDAAFTYPGKGLQEGFEFESPETYAEKVYQRIISARTLKPRYTLGKGVAVLPWMHRLLSRRALEKVFRRLMRVKARA; encoded by the coding sequence ATGACAGAGAACTCGGTGTTCATCACGGGCGCGGCGACGGGAATTGGCATGGCGATCGCCAAGAGGCTCGATCGGCTCGGGTGGACGGTGTTCGCCGGGGTCAACAAGACGGCGCCGACGGAATTGCTGCGCGGAGTCAGCGCTCGCTTGACCGTCATCGGCGTGAATGTCGCCGATGACGAGCAGGTCAAGCGAGCGGCGGAGACCGTTGGTCAGGCTGTGGGCGGGCGTGGGCTCAAGCTGCTCATCAACAACGCGGCCATGACCGGCGCCGGCGGTCCGGTCGAGACCGTGAACATCGCGGACTTCAAGTATCTGATGGAAGTGAACTTCTGGGGACCGCTTCGCGTCACGCAGGCGTTCTTGCCCCTGCTGCGCCAGTACGGCCACGCCCGCATCATCATGGTGACCTCGGCGTCGTTGTACCTCACCATTCCGATGGGCTGCAGTTACCCGGTTTCGAAGCACGCGCTCGCCGCGCTCACGGACCACCTGCGCATGGAAATGGCCCCCTTCGATATTGAAGTGACGGCGCTGGAACCGGGCGGAGTGGAAACCCCGATGACGGCATTTCGATCGGAAGAGGAGACGGCACTGTGGAACGCCATCCCGCCTCCGCTGCGGCAGCAGTACGATGCCGCGTTCACATACCCGGGGAAGGGGCTACAAGAAGGATTCGAATTCGAATCGCCAGAAACGTACGCCGAGAAGGTATACCAGCGGATCATCAGCGCCAGGACGCTCAAGCCGCGCTATACGCTCGGCAAGGGCGTGGCGGTGCTGCCGTGGATGCATCGCCTGCTCTCACGGCGCGCACTGGAGAAAGTTTTCCGAAGGCTGATGCGGGTGAAAGCACGCGCCTGA
- a CDS encoding NAD(P)/FAD-dependent oxidoreductase: MKDYDVIVIGGGINGLTAAAYLAKAGLSVGVFEARGQCGAHCDTVELGLPGFLHNTHAAWLVPALSPAMADLELEQFGLELRGTDVLFAKTFRDGTNLVQGLDPSVTQASVARASERDAAVQGRIAQYLMEHTPEALGLGQQIIFGAPSADLFRRRAAFHDGLLKAIGAPMSGEDVQRMNGFEVLERLYETEAVRTLPAALGEYTGQWPLHRGMGTQGMDLAGMAPTAVHTARGGSHALTHALVKCLVSHGGEIWTTCPVDRILVREGRAGGIRLSPDALLPGEEISAPTVISNITLVPTFVHLLGAEAIGSDWIEKIKRFNYDDPQLIAVYYALRGDIEFASAAYDPAIQRAWVGYFGGETLAEIRAGMADCLAGKIPDEMMGGWFLPTRADPSQAPPGCHTLLAWVSMPPCPQTWRGRKLRGWDAWREVADPLADAITERLEQYAPGLQDLILERHTNTPFDQEHNNPSAIRGNMIGGSAIPEQYGANRPLPGIITKGVSRTFLPGLYLSNSTYPYGATHLASGYLAACEVAEDAGCREAPWWRAEPFLWFLENMWSIPMNLGVGTSGARGAAEGRR, from the coding sequence GTGAAAGACTACGACGTCATTGTCATCGGCGGCGGCATCAACGGCCTCACCGCCGCCGCCTATCTCGCCAAGGCCGGGCTCTCCGTCGGCGTGTTCGAGGCACGCGGTCAGTGCGGCGCGCACTGTGACACGGTGGAGCTCGGGTTGCCCGGCTTTCTCCACAACACGCACGCCGCCTGGCTCGTACCCGCCTTGAGCCCGGCGATGGCCGACCTCGAGCTCGAGCAGTTCGGCCTGGAGCTGCGGGGGACGGACGTCCTCTTTGCCAAGACGTTCCGCGACGGCACGAACCTCGTGCAGGGCCTTGATCCGTCCGTGACGCAGGCAAGCGTGGCGCGTGCCTCCGAGCGCGACGCCGCGGTCCAAGGGCGCATCGCCCAGTACCTGATGGAGCACACCCCCGAGGCGCTGGGGCTCGGCCAGCAGATCATCTTCGGCGCGCCCAGCGCCGATCTCTTCCGCCGCCGCGCCGCCTTTCACGACGGCCTCCTGAAGGCCATCGGCGCGCCGATGAGCGGCGAGGACGTGCAGCGGATGAATGGCTTCGAAGTGCTGGAGAGGTTGTATGAAACCGAAGCGGTTCGTACGCTGCCCGCCGCCTTAGGCGAGTACACCGGGCAGTGGCCGCTGCACCGGGGCATGGGGACGCAGGGCATGGATCTCGCCGGCATGGCGCCCACGGCCGTGCACACCGCCCGCGGCGGATCGCACGCGCTCACCCACGCGCTGGTGAAGTGCCTCGTGTCCCACGGCGGCGAGATCTGGACGACATGCCCGGTCGACCGGATCCTGGTCCGCGAGGGACGTGCTGGCGGCATCCGCCTCTCACCGGACGCGCTGCTGCCGGGCGAGGAGATCAGCGCGCCGACGGTGATCTCGAACATCACGCTGGTTCCAACCTTCGTCCACCTCCTGGGCGCCGAGGCGATCGGCAGCGACTGGATCGAGAAGATCAAGCGGTTCAACTACGACGACCCGCAGCTGATCGCCGTCTACTACGCGCTCAGAGGCGATATCGAGTTCGCCTCGGCGGCGTACGACCCGGCCATCCAACGCGCCTGGGTCGGCTATTTCGGCGGAGAAACCCTGGCGGAGATCCGCGCCGGGATGGCCGATTGTCTCGCCGGGAAGATTCCCGACGAGATGATGGGCGGCTGGTTCCTCCCCACGCGCGCCGACCCCAGCCAGGCCCCGCCCGGCTGCCACACGCTGCTCGCCTGGGTGAGCATGCCACCGTGCCCACAGACCTGGCGTGGACGGAAGCTGCGTGGCTGGGATGCCTGGCGCGAGGTCGCGGACCCCCTCGCCGATGCCATCACCGAGCGCCTGGAGCAATACGCCCCCGGCTTGCAGGACCTGATCCTCGAACGGCACACGAATACCCCGTTCGATCAGGAGCACAACAACCCCTCGGCCATCCGCGGCAACATGATCGGCGGCAGCGCCATACCCGAGCAGTACGGCGCGAACCGCCCGCTGCCCGGTATTATCACCAAGGGCGTCTCGCGCACCTTCCTGCCCGGACTCTACCTGTCGAACTCCACGTACCCGTACGGCGCCACCCATCTCGCCAGCGGATACCTGGCGGCGTGTGAGGTGGCCGAGGACGCGGGTTGCCGCGAGGCGCCGTGGTGGCGGGCTGAGCCGTTTCTCTGGTTCCTGGAGAACATGTGGAGCATCCCGATGAACCTCGGCGTAGGCACCAGCGGCGCACGAGGAGCGGCGGAGGGGCGGCGATGA
- the ribB gene encoding 3,4-dihydroxy-2-butanone-4-phosphate synthase — protein sequence MFTTFRRPPKRPRLISPIEDAIADIRNGKMVILMDDESRENEGDLCLAAEKVTPEAINFMAKYGRGLICLTLTEERIHELGLNMMVAENRAPLGTAFTVSIDARHGITHGISAPDRATTILAAIDGRTRPSDLVIPGHVFPLRARRGGVLVRTGQTEGSVDLSRLAGLKAAGVICEIMKEDGSMARLPDLQRFAATHGLRICTVADLVHYRLRCDSLVHRVAEARLNSRYGGEFRIFVYHTDVDDGEHVVLLKGDIRPDEPVLVRAHAEFLPGDVFRMAERNTAALLHEAMRVIAREGKGVVLYLRREGRGPEILESSGKPGGSQRQAARTPSTDPVTRQRDFREYGIGAQILRDVGVGKIRLLSNSPRNLVSLPGYGLEILDCVPLRLDTPRKSARKASQTRPQRTRTVRPG from the coding sequence ATGTTCACGACCTTTCGCCGGCCGCCGAAGCGACCCCGGCTAATCAGCCCCATTGAAGACGCCATCGCCGACATCCGCAACGGCAAGATGGTCATCCTCATGGACGACGAGAGTCGTGAGAACGAGGGCGATCTCTGCCTGGCGGCAGAGAAGGTGACGCCTGAGGCCATCAACTTCATGGCCAAGTACGGGCGCGGCCTCATCTGCCTGACCCTGACCGAAGAGCGCATCCACGAGCTCGGCCTCAACATGATGGTGGCGGAGAACCGCGCGCCGCTGGGTACGGCGTTCACCGTGTCCATCGATGCGCGGCACGGCATCACCCATGGCATCTCGGCCCCTGATCGGGCGACGACGATTCTCGCTGCGATTGACGGCCGCACGCGCCCCAGCGACCTGGTGATTCCCGGCCATGTCTTTCCCCTGCGGGCACGCCGTGGCGGCGTTCTCGTGCGCACCGGTCAGACGGAAGGCTCGGTCGATCTCTCGCGGCTGGCCGGCCTGAAGGCGGCCGGGGTCATTTGCGAGATCATGAAAGAGGACGGCAGCATGGCGCGGCTGCCGGACCTGCAACGCTTTGCCGCCACCCATGGACTGAGAATCTGCACGGTGGCCGATCTCGTCCACTATCGGCTGCGCTGCGACTCGTTGGTGCATCGTGTCGCCGAAGCGCGCCTCAACAGCCGCTACGGCGGCGAGTTCCGCATCTTCGTCTACCACACCGATGTGGATGACGGCGAGCATGTGGTGCTGCTGAAAGGCGACATCCGCCCCGACGAGCCTGTCCTGGTGCGGGCGCACGCTGAGTTCCTGCCTGGGGATGTCTTCCGCATGGCAGAGCGAAACACCGCGGCCTTGTTGCACGAAGCCATGCGGGTCATCGCCCGGGAAGGCAAAGGCGTGGTGCTGTATCTGCGCCGTGAAGGGCGGGGCCCCGAGATTCTGGAATCTTCCGGCAAGCCGGGCGGGTCGCAGCGCCAAGCGGCACGCACGCCGAGCACGGACCCGGTGACACGGCAGCGTGATTTTCGTGAGTACGGTATCGGCGCGCAAATCTTGCGCGATGTGGGTGTCGGCAAGATACGGCTGTTGAGCAATTCCCCGCGCAACCTCGTCAGTCTGCCGGGTTACGGGCTCGAGATCCTCGACTGCGTCCCGCTGCGACTGGACACCCCGCGCAAGTCGGCACGCAAGGCCAGCCAGACGCGGCCGCAGCGCACCCGCACCGTGCGCCCCGGCTAG
- a CDS encoding PTS sugar transporter subunit IIA — protein MVIRVSEALVAGSVMVRPAWEDFGETISGLVERLVASGRLPSHLAPEAVQRIHEREAMASTAMVDIGVSIPHARLEGISSILAAMAVSPQAVYQAGNGLPISIVVMVLSSPASAGEHLNFLASLSMLLQSARFRQSVRNAATPEEVQHLIRTNE, from the coding sequence ATGGTAATTCGCGTCAGCGAGGCATTGGTGGCCGGAAGCGTGATGGTCCGTCCGGCCTGGGAGGATTTCGGTGAGACGATCAGCGGCCTGGTGGAACGGCTGGTTGCATCGGGCCGCTTACCCAGTCATTTGGCGCCCGAGGCCGTCCAACGCATTCACGAGCGTGAAGCCATGGCGAGCACGGCGATGGTCGACATCGGCGTCAGCATACCCCACGCGCGTCTGGAGGGCATCAGCAGTATCCTGGCGGCCATGGCGGTCTCACCGCAGGCGGTATACCAAGCAGGCAACGGCCTGCCGATCTCGATCGTGGTGATGGTGCTGTCGTCACCCGCGTCCGCCGGAGAACATCTCAACTTCCTCGCCAGCTTGTCGATGCTGTTGCAGTCGGCTCGTTTTCGCCAGAGCGTACGCAACGCCGCGACGCCAGAAGAGGTGCAGCACTTGATCCGCACAAACGAATAG
- a CDS encoding sulfotransferase — protein MTDERPARVRIEDFANPQFSPEMAQLRASVAPLADQLRLEVDVLLADAAAQTGLDDFGAPDFKERLGALLNGLREEAGLSPFGVVTSYTQVLQLLKNRLLIQDLLKRHPEIHEVRIERPIIIGGLPRTGTTHLHNLMSTDPGLRSLPYWESLEPVLAESERPAPGAPDPRLARTAAGLDVLDAMLPYFKRMHEMTVEHAHEEIQLLAIDFSTMLFETMAVMPTWLDYYRAHDQTPHYAYLKTVLQVLQWLRGGRRWVLKSPQHLEQFGPLQTVFPDATFVVTHRDPVAVTASMVTMAAYCARMYVERPDPLAFGRHWSARIVDLLSACVRDRHLLPAEGSIDVRFHEFMADDFAMVQRIYTLAGQPMTADARTAMDAFMAAHPRGKYGAVVYDLTTFGLDPGERRAALRFYVDRFGVKDE, from the coding sequence ATGACAGACGAACGACCGGCGAGGGTCCGCATCGAGGATTTCGCCAACCCACAGTTTTCCCCGGAGATGGCGCAGCTGCGCGCCTCGGTCGCGCCCCTCGCCGACCAACTACGCCTGGAGGTGGATGTGCTGCTCGCCGACGCGGCGGCGCAGACCGGGCTCGACGACTTCGGCGCCCCCGATTTCAAGGAGCGGCTCGGGGCGCTTCTCAACGGGCTGCGGGAGGAGGCGGGTCTGTCACCCTTCGGCGTGGTGACCAGCTACACGCAAGTGCTGCAGCTACTGAAAAACCGGCTGCTGATCCAGGACCTGCTCAAGCGGCATCCCGAGATCCACGAGGTGCGCATCGAGCGGCCGATCATCATCGGCGGGCTGCCCCGCACCGGAACCACGCATCTGCACAACCTGATGTCGACCGACCCGGGGCTGCGCTCGCTGCCCTACTGGGAGAGCCTCGAACCAGTGCTGGCGGAGTCGGAGCGTCCCGCCCCCGGCGCGCCGGACCCGCGCCTCGCCCGTACGGCGGCCGGGCTGGACGTGCTGGATGCCATGCTGCCCTATTTCAAGCGCATGCACGAGATGACCGTCGAGCACGCGCACGAGGAGATCCAGCTCCTGGCCATCGACTTCTCGACCATGCTGTTCGAAACCATGGCGGTCATGCCGACCTGGTTGGACTACTACCGAGCCCACGACCAGACGCCGCACTACGCCTACCTGAAGACCGTGCTTCAGGTGCTGCAGTGGCTGCGCGGCGGTAGACGCTGGGTATTGAAGTCGCCGCAGCATCTCGAGCAGTTCGGCCCGCTGCAGACGGTGTTCCCCGACGCCACCTTCGTGGTGACCCACCGTGATCCGGTCGCCGTGACGGCCTCGATGGTGACCATGGCGGCTTACTGCGCCCGCATGTACGTCGAACGGCCTGACCCGCTCGCCTTCGGCCGGCACTGGTCGGCGCGCATCGTGGACCTGCTCTCCGCCTGCGTCCGCGATCGCCACCTGCTGCCCGCCGAGGGCTCGATCGACGTCCGCTTCCACGAGTTCATGGCCGACGACTTCGCCATGGTGCAGCGGATTTACACGCTTGCCGGCCAGCCGATGACCGCGGATGCCCGCACGGCCATGGACGCCTTTATGGCTGCGCACCCGCGCGGCAAGTACGGCGCCGTCGTCTACGACCTCACCACCTTCGGGCTCGACCCCGGCGAGCGCCGCGCGGCGTTGCGTTTCTACGTCGACCGCTTTGGCGTGAAGGACGAGTGA
- a CDS encoding NAD(P)/FAD-dependent oxidoreductase, with product MTTTGRYDAIVIGGGPNGLVCAAYLARAGQKVLLLERRHETGGGLNTDEYHGFRLNLHAIYHMMGERMPAHRDLDLPGFGLRYIYPPVVAAFPFRDGRSLIFARDPHETAGSIEEFSPQDAVAFMRMWDEFQPMLEQYLIPMTYQLPEGALDQLSQFGATPVGARLAEISELSCIEMLDAYGFTDPRVRLALLSFPAMWGLHLEDPLGFLYPLYLCRMLSAGLVKGGSHRLSSAIYRAFLRRGGTVLEQCEATRIVMENGVAVGVQVAGGPRFAARAIISTLNPEQTFLQLVGEPALPGNLRDAVQSWQWEDRTMFGLHLGVRGDIAHRSRDPRVNDAMIVFCGLETEDDLRAHLRRVDAGEEPECQWLHVTVPTRFDATMAPPGHQLLRAEAVVQYGASWKTAGNAFGDSCIKLLQQYTDLGEIVLRRQHTPLDIEAKLTTMKRGSIKHGAYTTLQLGYLRPNELCSRSETPIPGLFVGGASVYPGGMILGGPGFLAAGVVRNFLAAGLP from the coding sequence ATGACGACCACCGGCAGGTACGACGCGATCGTGATCGGCGGCGGGCCGAACGGCCTGGTCTGCGCCGCGTACCTGGCCCGGGCGGGGCAGAAGGTTCTTCTGCTCGAGCGCCGTCACGAGACGGGTGGCGGACTGAACACCGACGAGTACCACGGCTTCCGGCTGAACCTCCACGCCATCTACCACATGATGGGCGAGCGCATGCCCGCGCATCGGGATCTCGATCTGCCCGGCTTCGGACTGCGATACATTTATCCACCCGTCGTGGCCGCCTTCCCGTTTCGCGATGGGAGGTCCCTGATCTTCGCCCGCGACCCGCATGAGACGGCGGGCTCGATCGAGGAGTTCAGTCCGCAGGACGCCGTGGCCTTCATGCGGATGTGGGACGAGTTCCAGCCCATGCTGGAGCAGTACCTGATTCCGATGACGTATCAGTTGCCCGAGGGGGCGCTGGATCAGCTCAGCCAGTTCGGCGCGACCCCGGTCGGCGCGCGCCTGGCTGAGATCTCGGAGCTCAGCTGCATCGAAATGCTCGACGCCTACGGGTTCACCGACCCGCGCGTGCGCCTGGCGTTGCTGTCGTTCCCCGCCATGTGGGGTCTGCATCTCGAAGACCCGCTGGGATTTCTGTATCCGCTGTACCTGTGCCGGATGCTGTCGGCTGGGCTCGTCAAGGGCGGGTCGCACCGTCTCTCGTCGGCGATCTACCGCGCCTTCTTGCGCCGCGGCGGCACGGTGCTCGAGCAGTGCGAAGCCACGCGCATCGTCATGGAGAACGGCGTCGCCGTCGGCGTCCAGGTCGCCGGCGGCCCGCGGTTTGCTGCGCGTGCGATCATCTCGACGTTGAACCCGGAGCAAACCTTTTTGCAGCTCGTGGGCGAGCCAGCGCTCCCCGGCAACCTGCGTGACGCGGTACAGTCGTGGCAGTGGGAGGATCGGACGATGTTCGGCCTCCACCTCGGCGTGCGCGGGGATATCGCGCACCGGAGTAGAGATCCCAGAGTGAATGACGCGATGATCGTGTTCTGCGGTCTGGAAACCGAGGACGATCTGCGCGCCCACCTGCGCCGTGTCGACGCCGGCGAAGAGCCCGAATGTCAGTGGCTCCACGTCACGGTTCCGACTCGGTTCGATGCAACCATGGCCCCGCCGGGCCATCAGTTGCTGCGCGCTGAGGCGGTGGTGCAATACGGCGCGTCGTGGAAGACGGCGGGCAACGCCTTCGGCGACAGTTGCATCAAGCTGCTGCAGCAGTACACCGACCTCGGCGAGATCGTCTTGCGCCGGCAGCACACCCCGCTGGACATCGAGGCGAAGCTCACCACGATGAAGCGGGGTTCCATCAAGCACGGTGCCTATACGACACTGCAGCTGGGCTATCTGCGACCGAACGAGTTGTGCTCGCGCAGTGAGACGCCGATCCCGGGCCTGTTCGTAGGCGGCGCATCGGTGTACCCCGGCGGCATGATCCTCGGCGGCCCCGGCTTTCTCGCGGCCGGCGTGGTCCGGAACTTCCTCGCGGCCGGCCTGCCGTAG